The segment TGGGTGCCACGGCAAATGAGGCCACCGGGCTTTCAAACACTTCAATAATGCCTGCTTTTATTAAGGTAACAGTATCGCCCAAAACATTGGTAGCGGAAAGCGTTACCGAATAAACCCCAGGTCTTCGGTAGGTATACACAGGGTTTACCTCGCGCGATGTACCTTCACCCGTACCAAATTGCCAAAAATATGTAGCTGCATCGGCAAAACGCGAAAGGTTCGTAAACGCAACCGTTAATGGGACACAGCCGGCAGGAGGATTAAATGAAAAATCAAGTATGGGTGGTATAGGATTAATCGTAATCGTTACAGCCTGTTGTTGAACACAAACATTATTTTTAACCGTTAGGGTAATGGTGTATGTTCCGAATGTTGCATAGGTTTGTGATACTGGATTAACATTCGTTGATGTTGTTCCGTCACCAAAATCCCAATGGTATTCCCAAGGGCCCGGTGTGGTGTTGTTTGTTATAGCAACTGTTGCATTTGGTAGTGTTTGATTGAGTGGTGTCGCTGTAAAAGCAACAATAATATTATCAAAAGCAGGAACCACCACCGACTGTGTAGTGGCAGGGCTTAAGCACCCGGCAAAGTTTCGGGTTTGAAGCGTTATATGAACGGCTTGTGCACTACCGATCCTGTTAAAATCATAATTTAATATTGCCAGTGTTGATGTTACACTGAATACAAGAGAACCATCGATGGTCACGGCCCAGGTGTATTCGGGCAAACCCTTTTGTTGTGCTTCAAAACGCAACCGCATTGAATTGCAATCAAATTGAATCGTATCAATGGCGAAATCAGATACCGGCACCGGGTTTATACGGATGATGCGTGTAGAGTCGCGGTAACACCCTGTAGACAATGTTGTTCGCAAGGTAACCTGGTAATCACGAATTAACTGGCCGGTGTTAACGAAGTTGTACGTAAATGCTGGAACTGTTCCAGTGCTGATGTCATCCAACACCCCACTGGCATCACTTACCTGCCAACGGTACTCCGTTGGATTGAGTGATTGAGTTTGGTTATCTACTGTGAAATTCACCGACTGGGGCGAGCAATTGGAATTAAACGGAGAGTAATTTGTGGATATAAACCCAGATTGAGGGCCCGGGAAAACAATAATGGTGACCGGTGCAGAAACCTGCTCACAACCGTTAATGGTTACAGTTCTAAGTCGGACTGCATAAGTTTTATTTACCGTATTAAAATTGTTGAAATCGCGTATGAACATGTTTGAAAAGCCTGGATCAGTCGGCCGTTGAAAAGCATCAACCTGAAAGCCAGAGCCTTCGTCAATCTCCCATATAAACCGATCGATGCCATCCGGTTGGCCGGCAATGGATGTATTGGTGAATGTAACCCTTAGAACACTACAACCTGACGTAACATCAGGAGTAAACGATGAAACTGGTAACGGATCAACGTGTATTGTCTTTGCTATTACGGCAGAACATCCACCTAAATCAGTCGTAACACGTAGCGCTACCTGGTATATTCCTGCCCCTCCAAAAGTAAAACCAAAGGTTTGTTGATTGTCAAGCGTTGGATCTTTTGAAAAAGTTGTACCATCATAATCCATGTCCCACTCCCATTGCACAAGTTGTTGACCAGCTATAGGTGTAAGTAATGAAGTATTTACAAAGATTGTTTGTTCGCCTGCACAAACACGGGTGGCTGTAAAATCGGGAACTGGTTTATTCAATACCCTAATAAAAACCTCATCCATACTTTCGCATGAAGTCATATTATCACGAACAATCAATCGTGCACGATAAATACCAGGATTGATATACGTTTCATCAAATGGCCCAAGTTGGGTTGAGGAAAAGCCGGTGGCTGGCTCCCGTCTGGTCAATGCATTGTTTTCATCAAAAAATTCCCAACGCCATTGCGTTGTAGGTGTAATCAAACCAACGGAGGCATCTACCAAACGAGCGTTGAATAAAGTAAATGGAGTATTGGATTCCTGACAAAAGTTTGGCGAAATC is part of the Cyclobacteriaceae bacterium genome and harbors:
- a CDS encoding PKD domain-containing protein, with protein sequence MVLRSGLLYFILFVCIYGVQAQCGGQIMEPGFAFLTSSRGCAPFTVRIETLYLSSVPGTQYFVNWGDGTPEEIYTQTNATGVIIQHTYPNSPVNCGYDVTIDAANGCNPRGSVVPIQTQVVVWTNDVISIDPTEFRVCAGFAADVRFTDNSDWNCYPRATRENNEARWIQWLYGTGPLVNQIPGVRINTILPGAFPYLNPAPNTNPIYPVLAPGLQSLMINVPVTTPADVGREFQVTLKNWNQCNPYDHVLTDGNPFNPVNGNLVNGDNMPQVVTGRIVIVPAPQPDFLTRLGNASGSVQAVFCIGDDIYFDNETPFISGANFAYTWQFFDNDTGTGTPLATRAHRNPMFSYGTAGQKLIRLRVRDTNAAGNCEAVFERIITISPSLIARIEIRDVNNNLISPNFCQESNTPFTLFNARLVDASVGLITPTTQWRWEFFDENNALTRREPATGFSSTQLGPFDETYINPGIYRARLIVRDNMTSCESMDEVFIRVLNKPVPDFTATRVCAGEQTIFVNTSLLTPIAGQQLVQWEWDMDYDGTTFSKDPTLDNQQTFGFTFGGAGIYQVALRVTTDLGGCSAVIAKTIHVDPLPVSSFTPDVTSGCSVLRVTFTNTSIAGQPDGIDRFIWEIDEGSGFQVDAFQRPTDPGFSNMFIRDFNNFNTVNKTYAVRLRTVTINGCEQVSAPVTIIVFPGPQSGFISTNYSPFNSNCSPQSVNFTVDNQTQSLNPTEYRWQVSDASGVLDDISTGTVPAFTYNFVNTGQLIRDYQVTLRTTLSTGCYRDSTRIIRINPVPVSDFAIDTIQFDCNSMRLRFEAQQKGLPEYTWAVTIDGSLVFSVTSTLAILNYDFNRIGSAQAVHITLQTRNFAGCLSPATTQSVVVPAFDNIIVAFTATPLNQTLPNATVAITNNTTPGPWEYHWDFGDGTTSTNVNPVSQTYATFGTYTITLTVKNNVCVQQQAVTITINPIPPILDFSFNPPAGCVPLTVAFTNLSRFADAATYFWQFGTGEGTSREVNPVYTYRRPGVYSVTLSATNVLGDTVTLIKAGIIEVFESPVASFAVAPTVLYIPGDKLYTSNRSLAASSYVWDFGDGGTSTEREPVYVYNEEGNYTIKLVASNSNGCSDTTTLASAVRVQRGAQLLIPNAFSPGLGGSGSGDGRNDYFLPIMRGVTEFQMMVFNRWGELLFETKNADVGWDGYYKGKLCPQDVYVYKITAKYENGNVITRVGDIHLIR